The Vibrio splendidus genome has a window encoding:
- a CDS encoding acyltransferase, with product MLDNLRMVLNVLFVTINTAMTAFTVSFFGLIKLILPISIVQKSCTRLANFTFWCWASLNLWMLNVNNDIEWQVEGGEDISTKQWYLMMSNHLSWADIVILSSILKDKMPMTKFFLKHELLYVPFVGLACWGLDMPFMRRHSREFLIRNPERRNDDFDAINKACTKFKWAPTTLVNFVEGTRANHEKLATAKTPYRHLLKPKTGGVAFALSAMGPILDGIVDVTLAYPENQASPFEDMLKGKMKKVVVRIKLHPMDENVNGNYFEDKAFKRRFHSWLNNTWKEKDEYLDTVYGVDKVCEVETIDEADAVHKKQEQ from the coding sequence ATGCTTGATAATCTTCGTATGGTCTTGAACGTATTGTTCGTGACTATCAATACCGCAATGACTGCGTTTACCGTGAGCTTCTTTGGCCTCATCAAACTGATTCTTCCAATCTCTATTGTTCAAAAGTCATGTACTCGTTTAGCGAATTTCACGTTTTGGTGTTGGGCTTCGCTTAACCTTTGGATGTTGAATGTGAATAACGATATCGAGTGGCAAGTCGAAGGGGGGGAAGATATCTCGACCAAGCAGTGGTACCTGATGATGTCGAATCACCTGAGCTGGGCGGATATCGTGATCTTGTCTTCTATCTTGAAAGACAAGATGCCGATGACTAAGTTCTTCCTCAAGCACGAACTGTTGTATGTTCCTTTTGTTGGATTGGCCTGCTGGGGCTTGGATATGCCGTTTATGAGACGTCACTCGCGTGAGTTTTTGATTCGTAACCCTGAGCGTCGTAATGATGACTTCGACGCAATCAACAAGGCATGCACTAAGTTCAAATGGGCACCAACAACATTGGTCAACTTTGTCGAAGGGACACGTGCAAATCACGAGAAGCTGGCGACAGCGAAAACACCGTATCGACATCTACTCAAGCCAAAAACCGGCGGTGTGGCGTTTGCTCTGTCTGCAATGGGCCCAATCTTAGATGGTATCGTCGATGTTACTTTAGCTTACCCAGAGAATCAGGCATCTCCGTTTGAAGACATGCTGAAAGGTAAGATGAAAAAGGTGGTCGTGCGTATTAAATTGCATCCGATGGATGAGAACGTGAACGGCAATTACTTTGAAGACAAAGCGTTTAAGCGCCGTTTCCACAGTTGGTTGAACAACACGTGGAAAGAGAAAGACGAGTATCTCGATACGGTTTATGGGGTTGATAAGGTCTGTGAGGTTGAAACGATTGATGAGGCTGATGCGGTTCACAAGAAACAAGAGCAGTAA
- a CDS encoding ferredoxin--NADP reductase — translation MTDIPHGLVTGKVLHKTQWTDQLFSLQVSAPVSPYQAGQFTKLGLLNREDEFVRRAYSMVNAPEHKQGHQHLEFLIIKDQNGQLSPQLHELKVGDDIFVGKDPSGFMTLDEIPEIADDLWMLSTGTAVGPFISMLESMQIQQQNGSDVEKVMSFKNLVLVHAVRTEQDLTYRDRIAQLVNHFQGKLQYVPIISRESVTGTLRGRIPSLLLGGNLEQTTSVAFNQTRSFFYLCGNPQMVRDTSEALTSLGFEKHLRRKPGQFSSENYW, via the coding sequence ATGACAGATATTCCTCATGGTTTGGTAACTGGCAAAGTCTTACATAAAACACAATGGACAGATCAACTGTTCTCGCTGCAAGTCAGTGCTCCCGTCTCTCCCTATCAGGCGGGTCAATTCACGAAACTTGGCTTGCTTAACAGAGAGGATGAGTTCGTAAGACGGGCTTATTCAATGGTGAATGCGCCAGAGCACAAACAAGGTCACCAACATCTGGAGTTTTTGATTATTAAGGATCAGAACGGTCAGCTTTCACCTCAACTTCATGAGTTGAAGGTAGGCGATGACATCTTTGTCGGCAAAGACCCAAGCGGCTTTATGACCTTAGATGAGATCCCAGAGATCGCCGACGATCTATGGATGCTTTCAACCGGGACTGCCGTTGGGCCTTTTATCTCAATGCTCGAAAGCATGCAGATACAGCAGCAAAACGGCTCAGATGTCGAAAAAGTAATGTCATTCAAAAACCTTGTACTGGTTCATGCCGTAAGAACAGAACAAGACCTGACTTATCGAGACCGTATCGCTCAACTCGTTAATCACTTCCAAGGGAAACTACAATATGTGCCAATTATTTCTAGAGAATCAGTCACCGGAACTTTGCGCGGACGAATCCCAAGCTTGTTACTTGGAGGCAACCTTGAGCAAACCACGTCTGTCGCTTTCAATCAAACCCGCAGTTTTTTCTACCTTTGTGGCAATCCGCAAATGGTTCGCGACACAAGTGAAGCACTAACCAGCTTAGGTTTCGAGAAGCACTTACGCAGAAAACCCGGCCAATTCAGCAGTGAAAACTACTGGTAA
- a CDS encoding sensor domain-containing diguanylate cyclase yields the protein MLYLAVAQLEKVETAATEQSSSNIRIASSTIRSNIEATFGKLYFLETSLGLPQTAPIGDRKFRELSDNILKRTPNFSDIVRYQPQTQQYISSRGLPLSNEQVGSIKWNPIDSVVEDFYISSIYQKPDGRWVFAVKHTAERLNEEIWIEFDLLHTTQGLRDLKTLNHGYVFVVDRATERLVFHPNPKRIGSKSISYHAGISHQLSQGETVGKHEYYYQDNFKISVFDADNSLNWVFIAGTDRHDILTSSYQFTLTGVVLGSLILLWVGANYLSYRLNVSLSQLNKVDDLVSFKRELKSILDSFTYQKGIQFCLYQPENHAFSTIDYHGNKSTVHCDKALAERFTPDTMAYRSGKYADPLACKLKIYQRHYCIPLYSRKQLVAVLYVNANLPISQSILRMIRDYTEVSLSNLLLHHQLSSKDLMTQLDNKSSFNIALENYADEPDTYVALLDIDNFDHVNRAYGEAVGDKMIKLTAEAIRSYFPKPKGLCLARIGGKEFAVLFKANDVKDAKFQLDQCRIEVSEQAIAAPDITLSLGVSVGFSQIEGETDSALALAEQAKLIAQQLGKNRVEGHIKAVAQAS from the coding sequence ATGCTCTATCTTGCTGTCGCTCAGCTTGAAAAAGTAGAAACAGCAGCAACCGAACAATCATCATCAAATATTCGAATCGCAAGCTCCACGATTCGTTCCAACATCGAAGCCACATTTGGCAAGCTCTATTTTTTAGAAACCAGTCTAGGCTTACCTCAAACGGCTCCAATCGGTGACCGAAAATTCAGAGAACTGAGTGATAACATTCTAAAAAGAACACCTAACTTCTCTGATATCGTTCGATACCAACCTCAAACCCAACAATATATATCAAGTCGTGGCTTACCTCTTTCCAACGAACAAGTTGGCTCCATCAAATGGAACCCAATAGACAGTGTTGTGGAGGATTTTTATATCTCTTCTATTTATCAAAAGCCCGATGGTCGTTGGGTATTCGCGGTAAAACATACAGCGGAAAGATTGAACGAAGAGATATGGATTGAGTTTGATCTATTGCACACAACCCAAGGGTTAAGAGACTTAAAAACGCTTAATCACGGCTATGTGTTTGTGGTTGATCGAGCAACAGAACGACTTGTCTTTCACCCTAATCCGAAACGTATCGGCTCTAAATCTATCAGCTACCACGCTGGAATAAGCCACCAACTCTCACAAGGCGAAACCGTCGGTAAACACGAATACTACTATCAAGATAACTTCAAAATATCGGTATTCGATGCTGACAACAGCTTGAACTGGGTGTTCATCGCAGGTACTGATCGTCACGATATCCTAACCAGCTCATATCAATTCACATTAACTGGTGTCGTACTTGGTTCTCTGATTCTTTTGTGGGTTGGGGCAAACTATTTGTCTTATCGCTTGAACGTATCTTTATCTCAACTGAATAAGGTCGATGACCTCGTAAGCTTTAAGCGAGAGTTGAAATCCATACTGGATAGCTTTACTTACCAAAAAGGGATTCAATTCTGTCTCTATCAGCCTGAAAACCACGCATTCAGTACCATCGACTATCACGGAAACAAATCAACGGTACATTGTGACAAAGCCCTTGCAGAACGATTTACACCAGACACCATGGCTTATCGAAGTGGTAAGTACGCCGATCCTCTGGCATGTAAACTCAAAATATACCAACGTCACTACTGCATTCCTTTGTACTCTCGCAAACAGTTGGTCGCAGTACTTTATGTGAACGCGAACTTACCGATCAGCCAGAGTATTCTGCGTATGATCAGAGATTACACCGAGGTCTCGCTGTCTAATTTACTGCTCCACCATCAATTGAGCAGTAAAGACCTGATGACTCAGTTGGACAACAAAAGCAGTTTCAATATCGCATTGGAAAACTACGCCGACGAGCCAGATACCTATGTTGCTCTGCTCGACATCGATAACTTTGACCACGTTAATCGCGCCTATGGTGAAGCGGTTGGTGACAAGATGATCAAGCTGACTGCAGAAGCGATACGCTCATACTTCCCTAAGCCTAAAGGGCTTTGTCTTGCACGTATTGGAGGCAAGGAGTTCGCTGTATTGTTCAAAGCAAATGATGTAAAGGATGCCAAATTCCAGCTAGACCAATGTCGAATTGAAGTTAGTGAGCAAGCCATTGCCGCGCCAGATATCACGTTATCATTAGGTGTCAGCGTCGGATTCTCGCAAATAGAAGGTGAAACAGATTCGGCTTTAGCGCTTGCAGAACAGGCGAAACTCATCGCTCAGCAGCTCGGAAAGAACCGAGTGGAAGGGCATATAAAGGCTGTCGCGCAAGCTTCATAA
- a CDS encoding DUF1971 domain-containing protein — MSHLRIPSHWKIQRSTPFFTKDNIPAALLNHHNTAEGVFGQICVMEGTVTFYGFADAEATEPESVITIEAGQFATSPPQYWHRVELSDDAQFNINFWSEKETKKMFNTRK; from the coding sequence ATGAGTCATTTACGTATTCCGTCACACTGGAAAATTCAACGTTCAACGCCATTTTTCACCAAAGACAACATACCGGCTGCATTGCTTAATCACCATAACACCGCAGAAGGCGTATTCGGCCAGATCTGCGTAATGGAAGGCACCGTCACCTTCTACGGTTTTGCCGATGCAGAAGCGACAGAACCAGAAAGTGTAATCACAATCGAAGCTGGGCAATTTGCCACAAGCCCGCCTCAATATTGGCATCGAGTAGAGCTTAGCGACGACGCACAATTCAACATTAACTTCTGGTCTGAGAAAGAGACCAAGAAGATGTTCAACACCCGAAAGTAA
- a CDS encoding tRNA (adenine(22)-N(1))-methyltransferase, which yields MKLSNRLQTLRSLVSNDYLHIWDCCCDHGFLGVQLLSDNKAPQIHFVDIVPSLMSELEGKLARYFPQSNKAEQTVTSQWQVYCMDVAAIPLQKHIGKHLVIIAGVGGDLTQKLVDDIHRQHPDKDIDFLLCPVHQQFELRSHLKALKFGLIDEVLIEENRRYYEILLVSNNQGEAEKNQAVSDISNVGDKIWAPSCEQQLQISQQYKAKTLRHYLRIHQGQEKQGKPSQVKHIINAYQAI from the coding sequence ATGAAGCTCAGCAACCGACTGCAAACTCTCCGCTCTCTTGTCAGCAATGACTACCTGCATATTTGGGACTGTTGCTGTGATCATGGCTTTTTGGGTGTTCAACTGCTGTCGGATAATAAAGCGCCTCAGATTCACTTTGTCGATATTGTCCCGTCTTTGATGAGTGAGCTTGAAGGAAAGCTAGCGCGCTACTTTCCACAAAGTAATAAAGCCGAACAAACGGTTACCAGCCAATGGCAAGTTTACTGCATGGATGTCGCCGCTATTCCGCTCCAGAAACATATTGGTAAACACCTGGTTATTATTGCCGGTGTGGGTGGCGATCTGACTCAAAAGCTCGTCGACGACATTCATCGCCAGCATCCAGACAAAGATATCGATTTTCTGCTTTGCCCAGTCCATCAGCAGTTCGAGCTAAGAAGCCATTTAAAAGCGCTCAAGTTCGGTCTTATTGATGAAGTACTGATCGAAGAAAACCGTCGTTATTACGAAATTTTATTGGTCAGCAATAACCAAGGCGAAGCTGAAAAGAACCAAGCTGTTAGTGATATATCAAACGTGGGTGACAAGATCTGGGCGCCGAGTTGCGAACAGCAGTTACAGATATCTCAGCAATACAAAGCCAAAACATTGCGGCACTACTTACGTATCCATCAAGGGCAAGAGAAGCAAGGCAAACCGAGCCAAGTGAAGCACATCATCAATGCTTACCAAGCGATTTAG
- a CDS encoding 2-hydroxyacid dehydrogenase, whose amino-acid sequence MLNIAFFSSKSYDEKSFELAKGELNAEFHFHDFRLTTTTAKMAHDNEVVCAFVNDDLSRDVLEILAKGGTKLIAMRCAGFDKVDLDAAKEFGLQVVRVPAYSPESVAEHTVGMMMCLNRKLHKAYQRTRDANFSLEGLVGFNFHGKTVGVIGSGKIGLATMRILKGLGMNILCYDPYPNPLAKELGAKYVELDELYQESDVISLHCPMSKENYHLLDATAFGKMKDGVMIVNTSRGELLDSTAAIEALKQSKIGALGLDVYDNEKELFFQDKSNDVIVDDVFRRLSACHNVLFTGHQAFLTKDALFNIANTTLTSVDAFFTGNTSGNELV is encoded by the coding sequence ATGCTCAACATTGCTTTTTTTAGCTCAAAATCATACGACGAAAAATCATTTGAACTTGCAAAAGGCGAACTCAACGCCGAGTTCCATTTTCACGATTTTCGACTCACTACAACAACAGCAAAAATGGCGCACGACAACGAAGTCGTTTGTGCGTTTGTAAACGACGACCTATCGCGAGATGTGCTAGAGATTCTAGCGAAAGGCGGCACTAAGCTGATTGCGATGCGCTGTGCAGGTTTTGATAAAGTCGATTTAGATGCAGCCAAAGAGTTTGGTCTGCAAGTGGTTCGCGTTCCTGCTTATTCACCAGAATCGGTAGCAGAACACACGGTCGGCATGATGATGTGTTTAAACCGTAAACTACACAAAGCATACCAACGTACTCGCGATGCGAACTTCTCTCTTGAGGGTTTGGTTGGCTTTAACTTCCACGGTAAAACCGTCGGTGTGATCGGCTCTGGCAAAATTGGTCTAGCAACCATGCGTATTCTGAAAGGTTTAGGCATGAACATCTTGTGCTACGACCCGTACCCGAACCCATTGGCAAAAGAACTGGGTGCTAAATACGTAGAACTCGACGAACTTTACCAAGAATCTGACGTGATTTCTCTGCATTGCCCAATGAGTAAAGAGAACTACCACTTACTGGATGCGACGGCATTTGGCAAAATGAAAGATGGCGTGATGATCGTCAACACCAGTCGTGGTGAACTGCTGGATTCAACTGCTGCGATTGAAGCACTCAAACAAAGCAAAATCGGCGCGCTTGGTCTTGATGTTTACGACAATGAGAAAGAGTTGTTCTTCCAAGACAAATCTAACGACGTGATTGTCGATGACGTATTCCGTCGCCTATCCGCTTGTCACAACGTATTGTTCACTGGTCACCAAGCCTTCTTGACTAAAGATGCTTTGTTCAACATCGCCAATACAACGCTCACCAGTGTTGATGCCTTCTTTACTGGAAACACCAGCGGCAACGAACTCGTTTAA
- a CDS encoding patatin-like phospholipase family protein, which produces MSKSALIVEGGAMRGIFAAGVLDAFMQDDFRPYDFAIGVSAGVSNLVGYLSQAPKRSYNVITTMATDKTFFNPTRFAKGGNLVDVKWLWDESNQRYPLDCGELFSSIPLIAAVTNVDTGSADYYHIKPENLSNVVEATTALPIAYRETPCFSGGCYTDGGVADSIPVREAYRRGASDITVILSHPLSYRMKPQKHQWMLKKLLKKFPNIAESMAVRAENYNQSLEFIRNPPKDATIKVIAPPEAFAVKRLTMDQNTLNAGYEMGVKAGEEHLAIRKGVYGLDTEDCHFCV; this is translated from the coding sequence ATGAGTAAAAGCGCATTAATTGTTGAAGGTGGGGCAATGAGAGGCATCTTCGCAGCCGGAGTGTTGGACGCCTTTATGCAAGACGATTTCCGTCCCTATGATTTTGCTATTGGTGTATCTGCGGGCGTGTCGAACCTCGTTGGTTACTTATCTCAAGCGCCAAAGCGCAGTTATAACGTGATTACTACCATGGCGACCGACAAAACCTTCTTTAATCCAACTCGCTTTGCTAAAGGCGGTAACTTGGTGGACGTGAAGTGGTTGTGGGATGAGTCTAACCAACGTTACCCACTCGATTGTGGTGAACTGTTTTCAAGTATCCCTCTCATTGCTGCTGTAACAAACGTCGATACAGGCAGTGCCGATTATTACCATATCAAGCCAGAAAACCTCTCTAACGTGGTTGAGGCGACAACCGCTTTACCTATTGCTTACCGCGAAACGCCGTGCTTCTCTGGTGGTTGTTATACTGATGGTGGCGTGGCTGATTCGATTCCAGTGCGTGAAGCATACCGACGTGGTGCAAGTGACATTACGGTGATTCTTTCTCATCCTTTGAGTTACCGAATGAAGCCTCAAAAGCATCAATGGATGCTAAAAAAACTGTTAAAGAAATTCCCCAATATTGCGGAGTCGATGGCGGTACGTGCTGAAAACTATAACCAGTCTTTGGAGTTCATTCGTAACCCTCCAAAAGATGCGACCATCAAGGTGATTGCGCCGCCAGAAGCTTTCGCAGTGAAGCGTTTAACTATGGATCAAAATACTCTCAATGCAGGTTATGAGATGGGTGTTAAAGCAGGGGAAGAGCACCTTGCTATTCGAAAAGGCGTGTATGGTTTAGACACTGAAGATTGTCATTTCTGCGTCTAG
- a CDS encoding catalase, with the protein MSKKLTTAAGCPVAHNQNVQTAGKRGPQLLQDVWFLEKMAHFDREVIPERRMHAKGSGAYGTFTVTHDITKYTKAKLFSEIGKKTDLFARFTTVAGERGAADAERDIRGFALKFYTEEGNWDMVGNNTPVFFLRDPLKFPDLNHAVKRDPRTNMRSAKNNWDFWTSLPEALHQITIVMSDRGIPATYRHMHGFGSHTFSFINADNERFWVKFHFKSQQGIKNLSDAEAAQVIGDDRESHQRDLLDSIDNQDFPKWTLKVQVMPEADAAKVSYNPFDLTKIWPHADYPLIEVGEFELNRNPQNFFAEVEQSAFNPANVVPGISFSPDKMLQGRLFAYGDAQRYRLGVNHQHIPVNAPRCPVHSYHRDGAMRVDGNFGSTLGYEPNNEGQWAEQPDFAEPALNLDGAAAHWDHREDEDYFSQPGDLFRLMTPEKQAILFDNTARNLGGVPKEIQLRHLRHCYKADPAYGEGIGKLLEIDVSEFKS; encoded by the coding sequence ATGAGTAAAAAACTAACTACAGCTGCGGGTTGTCCTGTTGCTCATAACCAGAATGTTCAAACTGCGGGTAAACGCGGTCCTCAACTTCTTCAAGATGTTTGGTTTTTAGAAAAGATGGCGCATTTTGACCGCGAAGTCATTCCAGAGCGTCGTATGCACGCGAAAGGTTCAGGCGCTTACGGCACATTTACCGTGACACACGACATCACAAAATACACCAAGGCAAAACTGTTTTCTGAAATAGGTAAAAAGACCGATCTGTTTGCACGTTTTACAACGGTTGCGGGTGAGCGTGGTGCCGCCGATGCTGAGCGTGATATCCGTGGTTTTGCATTGAAGTTTTATACCGAAGAAGGCAACTGGGATATGGTGGGTAACAACACGCCAGTATTCTTCCTTCGTGATCCTCTTAAGTTCCCAGACTTAAACCACGCGGTTAAACGTGACCCGCGCACCAATATGCGCAGCGCGAAGAACAACTGGGATTTCTGGACTTCTCTTCCGGAAGCTCTACACCAAATCACCATCGTAATGAGTGACCGTGGTATTCCTGCTACTTACCGCCATATGCATGGTTTTGGTAGCCACACGTTCAGCTTTATTAACGCAGACAACGAGCGTTTTTGGGTGAAATTCCACTTCAAATCTCAGCAAGGTATTAAAAACCTGTCTGATGCAGAAGCGGCACAAGTGATCGGTGATGATCGTGAAAGCCACCAACGTGACTTGCTAGACAGCATCGATAACCAAGACTTCCCTAAATGGACGTTGAAAGTTCAAGTGATGCCAGAAGCGGATGCAGCGAAAGTGTCTTATAACCCGTTCGATTTGACTAAGATCTGGCCTCACGCGGATTACCCATTAATTGAAGTGGGTGAGTTTGAATTGAACCGTAACCCACAAAACTTCTTCGCTGAAGTTGAGCAGTCGGCATTCAATCCTGCCAACGTGGTTCCGGGTATCAGCTTCTCACCAGACAAGATGCTGCAAGGTCGTTTGTTTGCTTATGGTGATGCGCAGCGTTACCGTTTGGGTGTTAACCATCAGCATATCCCAGTGAACGCACCTCGTTGCCCAGTACACAGCTACCACCGTGATGGTGCGATGCGTGTTGATGGTAATTTCGGTAGCACATTGGGTTATGAGCCAAACAACGAAGGTCAATGGGCAGAACAACCTGACTTTGCAGAACCAGCATTGAACTTAGATGGCGCAGCGGCACACTGGGATCACCGCGAAGATGAAGATTACTTCTCACAACCGGGTGACCTGTTCCGTCTGATGACACCAGAAAAACAAGCGATTCTGTTTGATAACACTGCTCGTAACCTAGGCGGCGTACCAAAAGAGATTCAATTGCGTCACCTAAGACACTGTTACAAAGCCGACCCAGCTTACGGTGAAGGCATTGGTAAACTGCTTGAAATCGACGTGAGCGAATTTAAGTCGTAA
- a CDS encoding GntP family permease has protein sequence MDGALIGIVIGILAMMGMIIKTRIPVALAMIIASIIMGLFAGMAPTELINAIKAGFGGVLGGIGLIIAFGVIMGACFERSGAAVRMAKTFVKLCGKGREDLALGFTGVLVAIPVFCDSAYIILHSLVRAISRDTGKSAVGLGVTLALGLLITHALVPPTPGPVAVAGILGVDLGEYMMWGLMVSIPMMLLSMIYIRRVGNEYYRVPNGETWITNQADWANLEKVKETDDKELPSNFLSFGPILLPIAFILINTLVGQGDSAIHTVISLIGNPVVAVGIGVLMALYGLTRHIERKDMVSSMDDALSTTGLILVVTGCGGAMGAVLKASGAGPQVAEAIASSGIPPLLVPLAIASMLRLIQGSATASMMVAATMTLPLVETLGLDPVFVALACAVGPVGFSHLNDSYFHIINRTLGITELADQIKIWSVSSTVAWAIGASIIMILNLVFGKGGTLIDPLIPIAVLGAVFVWLKSKEKSQVKTAVTN, from the coding sequence ATGGATGGAGCACTGATAGGCATTGTAATTGGCATTTTAGCCATGATGGGCATGATCATAAAAACAAGAATCCCAGTGGCGCTTGCTATGATTATCGCAAGCATCATCATGGGTCTGTTTGCTGGGATGGCACCCACTGAACTTATTAATGCAATCAAAGCGGGCTTTGGTGGCGTTCTTGGTGGTATTGGTTTAATTATCGCGTTTGGCGTGATTATGGGCGCATGTTTTGAGCGTTCTGGCGCTGCTGTAAGAATGGCAAAAACGTTTGTAAAGCTATGTGGTAAAGGTCGTGAAGACTTGGCACTTGGTTTCACAGGTGTACTTGTCGCTATCCCAGTATTCTGTGACTCTGCGTACATTATTTTACACTCGCTTGTTCGCGCAATTTCACGTGATACAGGTAAGTCAGCGGTAGGTTTAGGGGTGACACTGGCACTTGGCCTACTGATCACCCACGCACTTGTTCCACCAACACCGGGGCCAGTTGCTGTTGCGGGTATTCTAGGCGTTGATCTAGGTGAGTACATGATGTGGGGTTTGATGGTATCTATCCCTATGATGTTGCTTTCTATGATTTACATTCGCCGCGTGGGCAATGAATACTACCGTGTACCAAACGGTGAAACATGGATCACTAACCAAGCTGATTGGGCAAACCTAGAAAAAGTAAAAGAGACGGATGACAAAGAACTGCCAAGTAACTTCTTATCATTTGGTCCAATCCTTCTTCCAATCGCCTTTATCCTAATCAACACACTTGTTGGTCAGGGTGACAGCGCAATACACACTGTGATCTCTTTAATTGGTAATCCTGTAGTTGCAGTTGGTATTGGTGTTCTTATGGCGCTATACGGTCTTACTCGCCATATTGAGCGTAAAGACATGGTTAGCTCTATGGATGATGCTCTGTCTACTACGGGGCTAATTCTTGTAGTGACTGGTTGTGGTGGCGCAATGGGGGCCGTACTTAAAGCATCAGGTGCTGGTCCTCAAGTAGCAGAAGCGATTGCAAGCAGCGGTATTCCTCCATTATTAGTTCCGCTAGCCATCGCATCAATGCTTCGCTTAATCCAAGGTTCAGCAACGGCATCAATGATGGTGGCAGCAACGATGACACTGCCTCTAGTTGAAACGTTAGGTCTAGACCCTGTGTTCGTTGCACTAGCTTGTGCGGTAGGCCCGGTTGGCTTCTCTCATTTGAACGACTCTTACTTCCATATTATCAACCGTACCTTAGGTATTACTGAACTTGCTGACCAAATCAAAATCTGGTCTGTATCTTCAACCGTAGCATGGGCAATTGGTGCAAGTATCATAATGATTCTAAACCTAGTCTTTGGTAAAGGCGGCACGTTGATCGACCCACTGATTCCAATTGCGGTCCTAGGCGCTGTATTTGTATGGCTAAAAAGCAAAGAGAAATCACAAGTAAAGACAGCCGTTACTAACTAA
- a CDS encoding glycerate kinase: MKIVIAPDSFKESLSAVSVAACIEKGFREIFPDAEYVTLPLADGGEGTVDVLLQGLVGQKRTYQVEGPLGALVHAEWAMLEPSDSNPNKTALIEIAAASGLDLLKPEQRDPLIASSFGTGQLILEAIEQGAQTIILGLGGSATNDGGAGIVQALGGTLLDNAGQELNRGGAALAKLASIDLTGLDSRCADIELIVACDVDNPLCGDNGASHVFGPQKGATPEQVLLLDKALANSAQIAESQGCVGGEPVQERAGYGAAGGTPMGLGLLFNMQIKPGIEMVLSVLQADEVLKGADLVITGEGQMDNQTLQGKTPYGIAKRASLQGIPTIGIAGSLGTEVEALYGEMSSLFGTVRSPQPLNQVLKEAEMNLTRTARNIAATLKLGRKILS; the protein is encoded by the coding sequence ATGAAAATTGTTATTGCACCAGACTCGTTTAAAGAATCTTTATCGGCTGTATCGGTGGCGGCGTGTATTGAAAAGGGCTTTCGTGAAATCTTCCCTGACGCTGAATACGTGACCTTACCTTTAGCTGATGGAGGTGAAGGTACGGTAGATGTTTTGCTGCAAGGCTTGGTAGGGCAAAAGCGAACATATCAAGTTGAAGGGCCGTTGGGCGCATTGGTTCATGCTGAATGGGCGATGCTTGAGCCATCCGATAGCAACCCGAACAAAACGGCATTGATTGAAATAGCTGCTGCATCGGGTTTGGACTTGTTGAAACCAGAGCAGCGTGATCCGTTGATTGCTTCTTCATTCGGCACAGGGCAATTGATTTTGGAAGCGATAGAGCAGGGTGCTCAAACCATCATTCTTGGATTGGGTGGCAGTGCGACTAATGATGGTGGTGCGGGTATTGTTCAAGCGTTAGGTGGGACACTGTTAGATAATGCAGGGCAAGAGCTTAACCGAGGTGGTGCTGCGCTAGCGAAGTTAGCATCTATTGACCTTACAGGTCTAGATTCACGCTGTGCTGATATCGAGTTAATTGTGGCGTGCGATGTCGATAATCCGTTGTGTGGTGACAACGGTGCTAGCCACGTATTCGGCCCACAAAAAGGGGCGACACCCGAACAAGTCTTACTGCTTGATAAGGCGCTAGCGAATTCTGCTCAAATCGCTGAATCGCAAGGTTGTGTTGGTGGTGAACCCGTTCAAGAGCGTGCTGGTTATGGCGCGGCTGGTGGCACGCCGATGGGACTTGGTCTGCTATTTAATATGCAGATTAAACCGGGGATTGAGATGGTGCTTTCAGTTCTTCAAGCCGATGAAGTACTGAAAGGTGCTGACCTTGTGATTACTGGCGAAGGGCAAATGGACAACCAAACGCTACAGGGAAAAACACCTTATGGCATTGCTAAACGTGCGAGCTTACAAGGTATTCCCACCATAGGAATTGCAGGATCTTTAGGTACTGAAGTCGAAGCTTTATATGGTGAAATGAGCAGCTTGTTTGGAACGGTACGTTCTCCTCAACCACTCAATCAGGTACTGAAAGAGGCTGAAATGAATCTAACCAGAACGGCAAGAAACATAGCAGCGACGCTAAAGCTAGGAAGAAAGATACTTAGCTAA